In Setaria italica strain Yugu1 chromosome IX, Setaria_italica_v2.0, whole genome shotgun sequence, the genomic stretch TACGACCGCTTCTCCGAGTCCATGCCCCAGCCCTACACCCGCGCCCAGCTCTCCgagaagctccgccgcctcaAGAACAAGTACCGCAGCGTCtccgcccgcgtcgccggggGGCTCGACCCGGCCCGCCTCGCGCCGCACGACCGCGACGTGCTCCACCTCTGCTCCAGGCTGTGGGACCCCGCCAACGCCGCCACCTCGCCCTTCGCGTCCGGCGCGGGGTCGTCCGGGAACAAGCGCCGCCGCGCCAACCCGCGGGGCACGCCGCTCCCGCCCCCGGATGCGTCCGGGGATTGCAACTCCCATGACTACAATGGGATTAGTTCCTCTGCCCCGGGCTTGTTTCCGGAAGTTTCCAATGGCGAGGATATGTTCTACCTTGAGCAGGAAAGCGGGCACCTGGGAGACCACGAAGGTGCTGCTCTTGTAGCCGACAGCAGATTTGGTGTTattgtgcagcagcagcagcagcctgagGCCGCGGCTGCTCTCCCAAATGGAATTGGCAATGAGATGAACGGAGACCAAAAAATGGTGGTGCCATGTAGCAACGAGCATCGCATGGCAAATGCTGTGCTGGATGTGTTTGAGGCGTGCCTGAGGGAGGCAAAGTCTAACGGGATTATCAATGGTGGCAACGCGGATGGGAGTGCTGAGGAAAGCGAGCTTGCAAAGCGGTGGAGAGTGCAGAGGATGGATGAGCTTGATGTCTTAAGCCAGAGGCTGAGGTTGCTCGTTGAGGATGCTGCAGCGGCTGGGCACTAAAGCAGAGATTTTGGTGGTTTTGGTGATGTGATTCCACCCTTTGCCCCATTTGTATAGAAGCTAGGTTATTGTGCTATGCTTTGTAATGTTTTCCTCAGCTTGACCCGTGCCTTTAGAAAGTCTACTATATTTGGCTATGTACACCGCTATGGATATTATTGTTGAGTTTAATAATTTGAGCAGCATAATAATCTATGATTTTAGCATTGTTCTTCATCTGGCTTCCTGCTGTTGATATAAATTATGGTTCTGTTCATGTAGCTTCAGGCTTTTGCATTCCCTTCTTCCAATTAGAAGCTCTTGTAATTCGTAAGCAGTGAAAGAATAATATTATGTTTCCTTGTCAACAACTTTTGCTCTGAATGATTTTTCCAACCATCTCAATCCTTCTGTTGTGACTTAATTTTAACATCTGCATTCAGCCTGCTACGCGGAGTATGTATTGTGGAGGAATATTGTTATGGTACAAGACTAAGTACAAGGAATGCTGCACCTTGTCAAAATATGCTGCTGTTACTAGAAATACATACCCTTCCTCAGTACAAAACATGTGAGCGCATGAAAATAGAGCAAGAGTGGTTATTAAAGTTATGTATTTTCATTCAGTTCACACTTGTTATATGGTCTTGCTTTAGACTTCAGCACTGATACTATGAAATAATGCTGTGGTTAATGTCTATGTTTACCGTGTCTTTTCAGTTCTTGGATTTTAATACAACATGTTGCTACAATATTTTTTGGTATATTGTGTTCTTTTTCTTCTGCTTTCGTGTGCTAGTGAAAGAGAGCAGTAGCAATAACAACAGCATAGCGTAGTCCAAATCAATGTTAGTGCATTTGCTGGATGGCATACTGTGATCCAATTTGAAGTACATCTGTACATGGAACATAGAAGTTGGCAGGCCATACTTCAATAGTGATTGCTCCTCAGATATTGATATCTTCTTTTGTGTTCTGAGCTTACTATTTTATTACCATCATCATAAATAGCTTATTTGCAGAAATGTCTTTTGTCAGTAAAGCATTGTCTTGCCAACAGTACATGGTGGCAATTTTTTATATTTAATTGCTACAATATATCTTGTTGTTTGGTGATGTGATGCTGGTTGTGTTACTTGCAGTTCCACACCGGTGATGAGGCGAGGCACTTGTCCTGGTGTACATTAAAGAATCAGAATATTAGATTTCTTTTTGAGAATGTACCGTGCACGTATCTTATTAAGGACACACTAAACCTCCATAGTCCATAATGTTTGTCATCCACAACATACTCCAAGGACAACTCCACTGGATCTGACCTAAGGTTTGTTGTGCCACCGCGGCATTTGGCAGCAAGAAGGTGGCTTCAATGAAGTTCTGTTTGGCCCAACTTCTACCTTAAAGTTGGAACAGTGTGGTGCAACCACAGCTCTTGCCTCTTGGCAGCAAGACGGTGGCGTCAACAAAGTCCTATTTGACCCAACTTCTTGTCTCCATGCTTCAGGGTGGAACATCAACGATCCACATACCTACCAGGCTACCACCTTTAAATATGAGAGAGAGGTGATGTGCCAGAACCCCAGTCCAATTTCTATCCAACGCCTGAATTCGTTCAACTTATCATTGCAAATTGCCTGTAACATGTACTGTTTTCAAGCATCTGGTTTTGAAGTTTGAACTGCTGTATGATTTAGTTAGATTAACAGAAATCCTCAACCAGCAGTTGCCTGAAACCTTTCTGATAATTCAATTTGTCCTGCAGTTGATGTGTTTTGCCTTATGATCAGTGCTTGTTGCTGTGGGGCACTTTTTTTCTGCATCCGTCAGTTGGGAGAGTGGTAACTGAAAGGTAATTTGTTTTAAGTTACCTGATGAGGATTGGAGAGTCACCCCCTTATATAGACTCTTAAGTTGCAGGTGTGAAATTTTAAATCTAATTTCATCATTGGGTCTCATGATTTGTGGCAATATGGTCCTCATTTGCAGATCGCAGCATGATATATCAGAATTGTTGGGGTGAAGACTCTAATTTTGTTCTTTGCTGTCAGAATAATAACCTTGAATATATACTGCACATGTTCCCCTAATTGAAAGCATATTCTCTGTTGAATATGATATTGTAGCCAGCCCATACACACAACGCAACAGCCAAACTGGAGTTCCAGTAATCCGCTACGTCGAAGAACTGTTCACCTCAAGGAATTTGGGCAATCCAGTCAGATGGTCCGCTGTGAGCTGGGCTCCAAACACTCAATCCTGGTTTCGCCGTTTGCAAGTTGTAACCAAAATGACATCCTTCTCTGTAGTTGTTTCTGATGGGTAGTTGCGTAAACAATTTGCAAGTTTGGACTCGAAATTCATGTGTGTGACTATATCCatcgatgatgaggaaataTATCTACTGGCTGAGATTGCAAAAATTTCTAGATATATGCTGCTTCATGTGTGCTCACCTAAGATAATCTGCCTTTGAAAACGTAGGGTAGGCACAGGCACCTTGCAACAGGGCGATGGGCCCAATCTCATCTTTCGAGTGACATTTCAGTAATTCGATGAACATGGCTTCAATATCTCACAGTATCTTGCCGATTTCAAATCGAATTTGCCAGCCGTCAGCTAGCGTCAAACTGTTATACAGAGAACTTGTATATGAATGAATCATCTTTGATTCGTCCATGATGTCGCAGCACTATAAACAAACTCATGAGTGATGATCTCACATTTGAAAGTTTTCATATCCTAACTAGTTCTGAGCTTAATGCAAACTTAAGCGATGACTAACAACATCCTGAACACCCCAGATGCTGAAAAACTGCCTCTAGTGACATGTTCCTGCACTATGCAAGGATTCATCGGACGACCCGGACGGCCTCTCCACCGCCGCGGTGGCCGTGCTGTAGGCGCGCTTCTTCTCCGCCCGCACCATGCTTGCCAGTTGCCACCGGCGGCGAGGTACCACCGTACCAGTGCCACCGGCGGCGAGGTACCACCGGGCGGCAgatccaggaggaggagaagccgagccgagccgaatTCCGCCGGGCCGACGATGGCCCACACCCACCCACAACATGAGATGAGAAGGACAAGGCCCACACCCACCCACAACATGAGATGAGAAGGACAAGGACAGCGCTATGTTTGCAGAGCAGTAGCGTTCGACGAAGCCGCGGTCTCTCAGGATGGAGCGAGCAGCCACCATCGTGGTTGCGGCAGGAACACCGCGCTCCGGGAGGAGACGGAGGGGGTGCTCGTGTGGCTCACTACGAACCGAGCTTCCATTCCCGGCCAGCGCGTGGAGCTTGAGACCTCGCGTGGTCGGATTTCTTGCCGAATCGGGCGCGCCTCATCTCTGATTCTTGCAAACTGCAGGGGTTAGGGGGACCGGAGAGCCGGTTCTCGTGCATGAGAGGGTAGCGGGTGGCATGGAGCTTTGCGCTACCGGCAGGAAAGGATGCTGGaaggacggcggcagcggccgtcGGCAGCCGAGCCGATCCAAAACAGGGTCAGGAGCCCTTTTGCAAATATTCgtatcgcgatccaaattaggagGCTATTTGTAAAAAACAGGGGGAATatgcaaataatcggatcgcgatccaaataagGGGGGCATTTGTACATTACGGGGGTCAATatgcaaataatcggatcgcgattattaatcgcgatccaaaccaGAGGGCTTCATGCAAAATTTGGCGCCGGCGTCATGGCGGCCGGCGACGTCGCGTTGCCGCCGGTGAACTCCGCTTGCGACGTTGCGCGTGTGCCGCGCGAACCTCCGGAGGATCCGCGTCCCTGCCTATGGAtcccgtcgcgcgccgccgccgctcacggCCCTAGCTCCTGGAGATGCTGCAAGCGGTCGCGGGTGTGTCAGagcgcgcgccgcgcggcgcccaGTGACGCGGATGGCGCAAGCAAAGCAGCGACGGCGTTGAAGGTTTCCTTGGCTACGCTACCCCCGTTGGCTGCTCATGAGCTGAAGGTCCCGTTCGTGCCTGCTCCAACGTTTCCATCCTCGGCATCGCTGTGCCGTGCGCCGAGCTGGAGTGCTTCGTCAAGGGCTCAAGGCACCTCCTCTGTCCTCTCTCTCGGCCTCGtcttctctccctcctctggttTGTAGATTAGTCACTGCTGCGCCCTGCATTCTTCTCCGAATTGCAGAGCTGATTGAACTTCTGGTGCGATTTAATCCAATGTTTAGTTTGCTTGTACGGAGTATTTGCATGTTCTAACAGTGACGGTCatgtcttgttgccttgccttcctgcagcagcggcagcgtATGGAGGACGAGGTGGCGGTCAAGCTGAGGAGGTTGGAGCGCCACCGCGCCGCGGCGTTGGCGAGCCACGCGCTCGCTCCTCTTTCCGCATGGAGGATCACCTCTCGTTTCTCCTTCCCTGCCGCTTCTTCTCCGTCCAGTTGGGTTGAGGAATCATAAGAGCTGATGAAGCGTGCACTGAGCTTTCCTTTGGAGCAAGGAGCTTTCCATTTTTTAGTATGTTACTCGTTAATTCCTTTGTAAACCTGCGCATTGATTAATCAAGTGTGCTTCTACATGTTGTTATCTTTGATTGgtttgtttttttattattCAATTCCCCCCTCTTCCCGTTTCTTCTAAACAACCGGCAAGATCAAACTTCTGTAAAACAATGACTGCGGTTGCAGACCACACCTGTAGGCTACAGTCTGAATGTCACCAGAAAGAAGCAGCGGGTCCGCAAATGTGCCCAGCAACCACACAATCTCTGATCACCTTACCCAATTTATCCTTGGCTTTCCATGCAAA encodes the following:
- the LOC101765529 gene encoding probable transcription factor At3g04930; this translates as MASGQQALPVPAPVPPNPNPTAPADLTPPAASAGARKLPIKRRSPRPSSSPPSSSSPASSDPLRAPTAGGGGGSDQQQPPFKFQRIWSESDELRFLQGLLGCGAQGLVFPRDLNVFYDRFSESMPQPYTRAQLSEKLRRLKNKYRSVSARVAGGLDPARLAPHDRDVLHLCSRLWDPANAATSPFASGAGSSGNKRRRANPRGTPLPPPDASGDCNSHDYNGISSSAPGLFPEVSNGEDMFYLEQESGHLGDHEGAALVADSRFGVIVQQQQQPEAAAALPNGIGNEMNGDQKMVVPCSNEHRMANAVLDVFEACLREAKSNGIINGGNADGSAEESELAKRWRVQRMDELDVLSQRLRLLVEDAAAAGH